Proteins found in one Triticum aestivum cultivar Chinese Spring chromosome 4D, IWGSC CS RefSeq v2.1, whole genome shotgun sequence genomic segment:
- the LOC123099880 gene encoding uncharacterized protein, producing the protein MTRLAAELDSMALCSAEAAVRGHGGGVAARRVQQVVVAKVSRLLVGSVGVRCALFPLSMRSSALTDLSFSCNSISSWRVLDLAAGGYGVPVCKYMQGGELHCVVAQTSKANHNFGCIFCSAIVLFC; encoded by the exons aTGACGAGGCTCGCCGCCGAGCTAGACAGTATGGCGCTGTGCTCAGCGGAGGCTGCCGTGCGCGGGCACGGCGGGGGTGTggcggcgcggcgggtgcagcAGGTCGTAGTGGCCAAGGTGAGCCGACTGCTCGTGGGGTCCGTTGGTGTGCGGTGTGCCCTGTTTCCGCTGTCAATGCGCTCGTCCGCTCTGACGGACTTGAGCTTCTCCTGCAACTCCATAAGCTCGTGGCGCGTCCTCGACCTGGCAGCCGGCGGATATGGAGTCCCTGTATGCAAG TATATGCAGGGGGGTGAATTACATTGTGTAGTTGCTCAGACATCCAAGGCAAATCATAATTTTGGATGCATATTTTGTTCTGCAATAGTGCTTTTTTGCTGA